A single window of Drosophila suzukii chromosome 3, CBGP_Dsuzu_IsoJpt1.0, whole genome shotgun sequence DNA harbors:
- the LOC118877265 gene encoding uncharacterized protein, whose product MNHSAKTLNSVATEISTSCSSSTFSIHPQNHLHTGHLIAHRLGHSYAARADHNYLG is encoded by the coding sequence ATGAACCACTCGGCCAAGACGCTCAACAGCGTGGCCACCGAGATCAGCACCTCCTGCTCCTCCAGCACCTTCAGCATCCATCCACAGAACCACCTGCACACTGGCCACCTGATTGCCCACCGCCTTGGACACTCCTACGCCGCTCGTGCCGATCACAATTATTTGGGTTAA
- the lama gene encoding putative phospholipase B-like lamina ancestor, with translation MLKVVGASWQKTRIGTYILIGAGLLVIGAFFIGYMERPEYDGTYCATALWTKQVGFQIENWKQQNDLVNIPTGVGRICYKDSVYENGWAQIEVETQRTYPDWVQAYAAGMLEGSLTWRNIYNQWSNTISSSCERDESTQKFCGWLRDLLTDNYNRLKRQTDKAENDHYWHQLHLFITQLEGLETGYKRGASRARSDLEEEIPFSDFLLMNAAADIQDLKIYYENYVLPNNTEHAEESVTDQPKNFFLPSASMLTKIVQQEESPQALQLLFGHSTAGSYSSMLRIQKRYKFHYHFSPKLRSNTVPGVDITFTGYPGILGSTDDFYTIKGRHLHAIVGGVGIKNENLQLWQGVDPKKMVPLVARVMAANRISQSRQTWASAMTRHPFTGAKQWITVDLNKMKVQDNLYNVLEGDDKHDDAAVTLNEKDRTAIQQRHDQLKDMVWISEQLPGLMVQKDVTQEFLVAGNSSWLANGVPYFKKVLEMSGVNYSEDQQLSVADEQELTSLAAVDKYLRTHGFRGDLLGSQESIAYGNIDLKLFSYNARLGITDFHAFAGPVFLRFQHVQPRALEDEAGQNGDGTGGAPPAASMGDERLSVSIEDADSRLAEMELITERRPVRNDMRAIAMRKIGSGPFKWSQMSPVEEGGGHEGHPDEWNFDKVSPKWAW, from the exons ATGTTGAAAGTCGTTGGTGCATCGTGGCAAAAAACGCGGATAGGGACCTACATCCTCATCGGTGCTGGTCTCTTGGTCATCGGAGCCTTCTTTATCGGGTACATGGAGCGGCCGGAGTACGATGGCACCTACTGTGCCACCGCTCTGTGGACCAAGCAGGTGGGCTTCCAGATTGAAAACTGGAAGCAGCAGAACGATCTGGTCAACATTCCCACGGGTGTGGGCAGGATTTGCTACAAGGATTCGGTTTATGAGAATGG atggGCCCAAATTGAGGTGGAGACCCAACGAACATACCCGGACTGGGTGCAGGCCTATGCAGCTGGAATGCTCGAAGGTTCGCTGACCTGGAGGAACATCTACAATCAGTGGTCCAA TACAATTTCCTCTTCCTGCGAGCGGGATGAGAGCACCCAGAAATTCTGCGGTTGGCTGCGAGACCTCTTGACCGACAACTATAATCGCTTGAAGAGGCAGACTGATAAGGCTGAAAACGATCACTACTGGCATCAATTGCATTTGTTCATCACCCAGTTGGAGGGGTTGGAAACGGGTTACAAACGTGGAGCATCTCGAGCTCGTTCCGATTTGGAGGAGGAGATACCATTTTCCGATTTTCTGCTTATGAACGCCGCTGCCGATATTCAGGATCTGAAGATCTACTACGAGAACTATGTGCTGCCCAATAATACGGAACATGCCGAGGAATCGGTTACGGATCAGCCCAAGAACTTCTTCCTGCCGAGTGCCTCCATGCTGACGAAGATTGTCCAGCAGGAAGAGTCGCCACAGGCGCTTCAACTGCTCTTTGGTCATAGTACGGCAGGAAGTTACTCGTCGATGTTGAGGATACAGAAGCGCTACAAGTTCCACTACCACTTCTCGCCCAAGCTAAGGAGTAATACGGTGCCTGGAGTGGATATTACCTTCACTGGTTATCCAGGCATTCTCGGATCCACCGATGATTTCTACACCATCAAGGGACGTCATCTACATGCCATTGTAGGAGGTGTTGGCATCAAGAACGAGAATCTGCAGCTGTGGCAGGGAGTGGATCCCAAGAAGATGGTGCCCTTGGTGGCTCGAGTCATGGCTGCCAATCGGATATCCCAGAGTCGGCAGACCTGGGCCAGTGCCATGACCAGGCATCCGTTCACCGGAGCCAAGCAGTGGATCACCGTGGATCTAAACAAGATGAAGGTGCAGGACAATCTGTACAATGTCCTCGAGGGTGATGACAAGCATGACGATGCTGCGGTGACGTTGAACGAGAAGGATAGGACAGCTATACAACAGCGTCATGATCAGCTGAAGGATATGGTGTGGATCTCGGAGCAGTTGCCTGGATTGATGGTGCAGAAGGATGTGACCCAGGAGTTCCTGGTGGCCGGCAACTCATCGTGGCTGGCCAACGGAGTGCCGTATTTCAAGAAGGTCCTGGAGATGAGCGGTGTGAACTACAGCGAGGATCAACAGCTGTCGGTGGCCGATGAGCAGGAGTTGACCAGTTTGGCGGCGGTGGACAAGTATTTGCGTACCCATGGCTTCCGCGGAGATCTGTTGGGCAGCCAGGAGTCGATTGCCTATGGCAACATAGATCTGAAATTGTTCTCCTACAATGCCCGTCTGGGTATAACCGATTTCCATGCCTTTGCGGGTCCCGTCTTCCTGCGATTCCAACATGTTCAGCCTAGGGCTTTGGAGGATGAGGCGGGACAGAATGGTGATGGTACTGGTGGTGCTCCACCCGCCGCCTCCATGGGTGATGAAAGACTCAGTGTGAGCATCGAGGATGCAGATAGTCGTCTGGCGGAAATGGAACTCATCACAGAACGGCGACCGGTGCGAAATGATATGAGGGCCATTGCCATGAGAAAGATTGGCAGCGGACCCTTCAAGTGGTCCCAGATGAGTCCCGTGGAGGAGGGCGGCGGTCATGAGGGACATCCCGATGAGTGGAACTTTGACAAGGTCTCCCCCAAGTGGGCGTGGTAG